DNA from Pseudomonadota bacterium:
GCGAGCGGGCATCGAGCGAGTCCGCAAGGCGATACGCGCTGGCGAAGTGCAGCTGCTGGTGGTAGCAGGGGATGCTGCTGGCGGCGGTGATGAGCTACGAGCGGTAGCCCAGCGGCTCGGGAGACGTTGCATTGTACATGGAACGAGGCAGGACCTTGGTCGGTTGTTGGGACGCGAGCAGGTGGCCATGCTGGCGGTGTTGGCCACCGGCCTGGCCAGTGAGATCGCGCTGGCGTCAGACCGGAGGGCGCTTCTTACTGGGTCAGACGGAAGAGGGCCGGAAGCACCTGCCGGATCAGCGGAGAGCGCATGAGTAAGACCCGCGTCTACGAGGTGGCCAGGGAGCTGGGA
Protein-coding regions in this window:
- a CDS encoding ribosomal L7Ae/L30e/S12e/Gadd45 family protein translates to MRSGGLDRALGGAVRTSLDALLASTAAQYEQCIQGLIAAAQRAGKLRAGIERVRKAIRAGEVQLLVVAGDAAGGGDELRAVAQRLGRRCIVHGTRQDLGRLLGREQVAMLAVLATGLASEIALASDRRALLTGSDGRGPEAPAGSAESA